The following are encoded together in the Onychostoma macrolepis isolate SWU-2019 chromosome 03, ASM1243209v1, whole genome shotgun sequence genome:
- the cbx7a gene encoding chromobox homolog 7a isoform X1, with product MNMELLAIGEQVFAVESITKKRVRKVRTLLGNVEYLLKWQGWSPKYSSWEPEDNILDPRLVLAYEEKEEKERALAYKRKGLRPRRVILRSIYPMDLRSKNKVPDKPTPRIRLSLTRSVGTVIDQNGRRCKIRQCRSKLMNDNKSSQQQRLPAKDSQKPWGGDDEDERKKMVKMQQNNKENTTEVHQDIPSGQEMSEGYNSSAEHEAEITIKETENCAFIFEHAEMQSEDTGPVLGAIENSTITNTQENEPVTNTAGDEDSDRVSHDTTNTDQSLQNSTKSGAEQSVFDKVQNRPSVIEVHSSTTWRQEEVRERCEVDSSEAEEKEGMDADVTAECTTLLQVPIDQSQTSSTTAAHPGKVIVTRVTLNSLTVTFKEATSAEGFFSGYGLEV from the exons GGAAATGTGGAATATCTGCTCAAGTGGCAAGGATGGTCGCCCAA GTACAGCTCTTGGGAACCAGAGGACAACATATTGGACCCTCGTCTTGTCCTCGCCTATGAAGAAAA AGAGGAGAAGGAAAGAGCTCTGGCTTATAAGAGGAAAGGCCTGAGACCTCGTCGAGTTATTCTGCGG AGCATCTACCCAATGGACCTACGAAGCAAAAACAAGGTTCCAGATAAACCCACCCCAAGAATCCGCCTGTCACTCACCCGCTCGGTGGGGACGGTAATAGATCAGAATGGGCGGCGCTGCAAGATAAGGCAGTGCAGGTCCAAACTCATGAATGACAACAAATCATCCCAGCAACAAAGACTTCCTGCAAAAGACTCACAGAAACCATGGGGTGGAGACGATGAAGACGAGAGGAAgaaaatggtgaagatgcagcaaaataacaaagaaaacacaacagaagTGCATCAGGACATTCCAAGTG GTCAAGAGATGTCGGAGGGTTACAACTCTTCGGCAGAACATGAAGCTGAAATCACCATCAAGGAAACTGAGAACTGCGCTTTCATTTTTGAACATGCTGAGATGCAAAGTGAGGATACAGGTCCAGTTTTAGGAGCAATAGAAAACAGTACAATCACCAACACACAAGAGAATGAGCCAGTCACAAACACTGCAGGGGATGAGGACTCCGACCGGGTATCACATGACACAACAAACACTGACCAATCACTACAGAACAGCACCAAGTCAGGAGCCGAGCAAAGTGTGTTTGACAAAGTACAGAACAGACCTTCGGTTATCGAGGTACATTCGAGCACTACATGGAGACAGGAAGAGGTAAGAGAAAGGTGTGAGGTAGACAGTTCAGAGGCCGAAGAAAAGGAAGGAATGGATGCTGATGTTACAGCAGAATGCACAACATTATTACAGGTCCCAATTGACCAATCACAGACTTCCTCCACCACCGCAGCACATCCTGGGAAAGTCATTGTGACTCGGGTAACGCTAAATTCCTTGACCGTCACCTTTAAAGAGGCCACGAGTGCAGAAGGCTTTTTTAGTGGCTATGGGCTTGAGGTGTAA
- the cbx7a gene encoding chromobox homolog 7a isoform X2, translating into MNMELLAIGEQVFAVESITKKRVRKGNVEYLLKWQGWSPKYSSWEPEDNILDPRLVLAYEEKEEKERALAYKRKGLRPRRVILRSIYPMDLRSKNKVPDKPTPRIRLSLTRSVGTVIDQNGRRCKIRQCRSKLMNDNKSSQQQRLPAKDSQKPWGGDDEDERKKMVKMQQNNKENTTEVHQDIPSGQEMSEGYNSSAEHEAEITIKETENCAFIFEHAEMQSEDTGPVLGAIENSTITNTQENEPVTNTAGDEDSDRVSHDTTNTDQSLQNSTKSGAEQSVFDKVQNRPSVIEVHSSTTWRQEEVRERCEVDSSEAEEKEGMDADVTAECTTLLQVPIDQSQTSSTTAAHPGKVIVTRVTLNSLTVTFKEATSAEGFFSGYGLEV; encoded by the exons GGAAATGTGGAATATCTGCTCAAGTGGCAAGGATGGTCGCCCAA GTACAGCTCTTGGGAACCAGAGGACAACATATTGGACCCTCGTCTTGTCCTCGCCTATGAAGAAAA AGAGGAGAAGGAAAGAGCTCTGGCTTATAAGAGGAAAGGCCTGAGACCTCGTCGAGTTATTCTGCGG AGCATCTACCCAATGGACCTACGAAGCAAAAACAAGGTTCCAGATAAACCCACCCCAAGAATCCGCCTGTCACTCACCCGCTCGGTGGGGACGGTAATAGATCAGAATGGGCGGCGCTGCAAGATAAGGCAGTGCAGGTCCAAACTCATGAATGACAACAAATCATCCCAGCAACAAAGACTTCCTGCAAAAGACTCACAGAAACCATGGGGTGGAGACGATGAAGACGAGAGGAAgaaaatggtgaagatgcagcaaaataacaaagaaaacacaacagaagTGCATCAGGACATTCCAAGTG GTCAAGAGATGTCGGAGGGTTACAACTCTTCGGCAGAACATGAAGCTGAAATCACCATCAAGGAAACTGAGAACTGCGCTTTCATTTTTGAACATGCTGAGATGCAAAGTGAGGATACAGGTCCAGTTTTAGGAGCAATAGAAAACAGTACAATCACCAACACACAAGAGAATGAGCCAGTCACAAACACTGCAGGGGATGAGGACTCCGACCGGGTATCACATGACACAACAAACACTGACCAATCACTACAGAACAGCACCAAGTCAGGAGCCGAGCAAAGTGTGTTTGACAAAGTACAGAACAGACCTTCGGTTATCGAGGTACATTCGAGCACTACATGGAGACAGGAAGAGGTAAGAGAAAGGTGTGAGGTAGACAGTTCAGAGGCCGAAGAAAAGGAAGGAATGGATGCTGATGTTACAGCAGAATGCACAACATTATTACAGGTCCCAATTGACCAATCACAGACTTCCTCCACCACCGCAGCACATCCTGGGAAAGTCATTGTGACTCGGGTAACGCTAAATTCCTTGACCGTCACCTTTAAAGAGGCCACGAGTGCAGAAGGCTTTTTTAGTGGCTATGGGCTTGAGGTGTAA